Proteins from a single region of Amorphus orientalis:
- a CDS encoding DUF934 domain-containing protein — MSTDTQTPADVFRNGAFEPDDWVVLDAEAPLPEDGRAIVPLARYQEERESLRASNQPLGILISPGEKIEDVADDLGRFSVLAIAFPAYTDGRGYSTARLARERYGFAGELRAVGNVLADQVPLMARCGFDAFVVTKPAARKVLEAGGAPDVPVYYQPTTRDEGAVSTIRPWMRRSPPGVA, encoded by the coding sequence ATGAGCACCGACACGCAGACGCCCGCGGACGTCTTCCGCAACGGAGCCTTCGAACCCGATGACTGGGTGGTGCTCGACGCGGAGGCGCCGCTGCCGGAAGACGGACGTGCCATCGTGCCGCTCGCCCGCTATCAGGAGGAGCGCGAGAGCCTGCGCGCCTCCAACCAGCCGCTCGGCATCCTGATTTCGCCCGGCGAGAAGATCGAGGACGTCGCCGACGATCTCGGCCGCTTCTCCGTGCTGGCGATCGCCTTTCCCGCCTACACCGACGGGCGCGGCTACTCGACCGCGCGGCTCGCCCGCGAGCGCTACGGCTTTGCCGGCGAACTCCGCGCCGTCGGCAACGTGCTGGCGGACCAGGTGCCGCTGATGGCCCGGTGCGGGTTCGACGCTTTCGTCGTCACCAAACCCGCCGCCCGCAAGGTGCTGGAAGCCGGTGGCGCGCCCGACGTGCCGGTCTACTATCAGCCGACCACCCGTGATGAGGGCGCCGTCTCGACGATCCGCCCGTGGATGCGCCGCTCTCCGCCCGGCGTGGCGTGA
- a CDS encoding ATP phosphoribosyltransferase regulatory subunit, which yields MASDRLTALRALLADTADEMVNPSILQPAEVFLDLAGEDIRRRLFMTTSAFGEDLCLRPDFTIPVCLAHRATGRSEPVTYGYLGPVFRQRRSGSAEFLQAGVEWIGHADTAATDAAALSRALQAAAALGLTQPRIRVGDATLFSALVEALPLSPAWRRRLIAWFGEPERLSGALAKLAGGQGLAGTTGPTGLSRALAGVEPEEAHRIVADMLGAAGLSLAGGRTADEIADRLRDTGTLSAGDTEAQAAAGVLERYLAIKTPLLEAERTVQAFAETEGVDMSEALAGFRARVSAFEAAGVPLADTAFAADFGRRLDYYTGLVFELYDPARPDTAQTIGGGRYDKLLSLLGAPQPVPAIGFSVWLDRFGIETGIGGAA from the coding sequence ATGGCTTCCGACCGACTGACCGCGCTGCGTGCCCTGCTCGCAGACACCGCCGACGAGATGGTCAATCCGTCGATCCTCCAGCCGGCCGAGGTGTTTCTCGATCTCGCCGGCGAGGACATCCGTCGCCGGCTGTTCATGACGACCAGCGCCTTCGGCGAAGACCTCTGCCTGCGCCCCGATTTCACCATTCCGGTCTGCCTCGCCCACCGCGCCACCGGCCGCAGCGAGCCCGTCACCTACGGCTATCTCGGCCCGGTCTTCCGCCAGCGCCGGTCCGGCTCGGCGGAGTTTCTTCAGGCCGGCGTGGAATGGATCGGCCACGCCGATACCGCGGCGACCGATGCCGCGGCCCTGTCGCGCGCGCTCCAGGCGGCGGCCGCCCTCGGCCTGACGCAGCCGCGGATCCGGGTCGGTGACGCCACGCTCTTCTCCGCACTGGTCGAGGCGCTGCCCCTGTCGCCGGCCTGGCGGCGGCGACTGATTGCATGGTTCGGGGAGCCCGAACGCCTCTCCGGCGCGCTGGCCAAGCTCGCTGGCGGCCAGGGCCTCGCCGGCACGACCGGTCCGACCGGACTGTCGCGTGCGCTGGCCGGCGTCGAACCGGAGGAAGCCCACCGCATCGTCGCCGACATGCTGGGTGCCGCGGGCCTGTCGCTTGCCGGCGGCCGCACCGCCGACGAGATCGCCGACCGGCTGCGCGACACCGGCACCCTTTCGGCCGGCGACACCGAGGCCCAGGCCGCGGCCGGCGTGCTGGAACGCTATCTGGCCATCAAGACACCTCTTCTGGAGGCGGAGCGCACCGTTCAGGCCTTCGCCGAGACCGAAGGGGTCGACATGTCGGAGGCCCTCGCCGGGTTCCGGGCGCGGGTGTCCGCGTTCGAGGCGGCCGGGGTGCCGCTTGCCGACACCGCGTTCGCAGCCGATTTCGGACGGCGTCTGGATTACTACACGGGCCTCGTCTTCGAGCTCTACGATCCCGCCCGGCCCGACACAGCCCAGACCATCGGCGGCGGTCGCTACGACAAACTGCTGTCGCTGCTCGGAGCGCCACAGCCGGTCCCGGCGATCGGCTTTTCCGTCTGGCTGGACCGGTTCGGCATCGAAACCGGCATCGGAGGCGCGGCATGA
- the hisS gene encoding histidine--tRNA ligase, whose amino-acid sequence MSRDKDNLPKARLPRGFADRSASEIKAAEQVMAKIRAVYERYGFEPVETPFVEYAEALGKFLPDQDRPNEGVFAFQDDDEDWLSLRYDLTAPLARHVAENYERIVKPYRTYRAGWVFRNEKPGPGRFRQFMQFDADTVGAASVAADAEICMMAADTMEAIGIPRGDYVIRVNNRKVLDGVMEAAGLGGDGHAGTRLSVLRAIDKLDKFGPDGVRLLLGKGRMDESGDYTKGAGLDADTVAKFMTFIDAATSDLGETFFSDLEQTTLGESDKGKEGLAELAEIREMIDGAGYGERVKIDPSVVRGLEYYTGPVFEAELTFEITDEDGRPVRFGSVGGGGRYDGLVGRFRGEDMPATGFSVGVSRLVAALAAREGEQDKPLGPVVIMAMDRDPAAMGAYQRFAREIRAGLANAGLDLGCEVYLGSSGMKAQMKYADRRNAPCVVIQGSSERETGTVQIKDLIEGARIAKGVTDNKTWREERFAQTSVAESEMVATVVEVVSRYIGTER is encoded by the coding sequence ATGAGCCGAGACAAAGACAATCTGCCGAAGGCGCGGCTGCCGCGCGGCTTCGCCGACCGGTCCGCTTCCGAAATCAAGGCGGCCGAACAGGTCATGGCGAAGATCCGCGCCGTGTACGAACGCTACGGCTTCGAACCCGTCGAAACGCCGTTCGTCGAATATGCCGAGGCGCTCGGCAAGTTCCTGCCGGACCAGGACCGTCCGAACGAGGGCGTGTTCGCCTTCCAGGACGACGACGAGGACTGGCTGTCGCTGCGTTACGACCTGACCGCGCCGCTCGCCCGTCACGTGGCGGAGAACTACGAGCGGATCGTGAAGCCCTACCGCACTTACCGGGCGGGCTGGGTGTTCCGCAACGAGAAGCCCGGCCCCGGCCGGTTCCGCCAGTTCATGCAGTTCGATGCCGACACCGTGGGCGCGGCCTCGGTCGCCGCGGACGCTGAGATCTGCATGATGGCCGCCGACACCATGGAGGCGATCGGCATCCCGCGCGGCGACTACGTGATCCGCGTGAACAACCGCAAGGTGCTCGACGGGGTGATGGAGGCGGCCGGCCTCGGTGGCGACGGGCACGCCGGAACCCGGCTCTCGGTGCTGCGCGCCATCGACAAGCTCGACAAGTTCGGTCCCGACGGCGTCCGTCTGCTCCTCGGCAAGGGCCGCATGGACGAGAGCGGCGACTACACCAAGGGTGCCGGTCTCGACGCGGATACGGTCGCCAAGTTCATGACCTTCATCGACGCGGCCACCAGCGATCTGGGCGAGACCTTCTTCTCCGATCTCGAACAGACCACGCTGGGCGAGAGCGACAAGGGCAAGGAAGGCCTGGCCGAGCTCGCTGAAATCCGCGAAATGATCGACGGCGCCGGCTACGGCGAGCGGGTGAAGATCGACCCCTCCGTCGTGCGCGGGCTGGAATACTACACCGGCCCGGTGTTCGAGGCGGAGCTGACCTTCGAGATCACCGACGAGGACGGCCGCCCGGTGCGCTTCGGCTCGGTCGGCGGCGGCGGCCGCTATGACGGTCTCGTCGGGCGCTTCCGCGGCGAGGACATGCCGGCCACCGGCTTTTCCGTCGGCGTTTCGCGGTTGGTGGCCGCGCTGGCCGCCCGGGAAGGCGAACAGGACAAGCCCCTCGGCCCGGTCGTCATCATGGCGATGGACCGGGATCCCGCGGCCATGGGCGCCTATCAGCGCTTCGCCCGGGAGATCCGCGCCGGGCTGGCAAACGCCGGCCTCGATCTCGGCTGCGAGGTCTATCTCGGCTCCTCCGGCATGAAGGCGCAGATGAAATATGCCGACCGGCGCAACGCGCCCTGCGTCGTCATCCAGGGGTCGTCGGAACGCGAGACCGGCACGGTCCAGATCAAGGACCTGATCGAGGGCGCGCGCATCGCCAAGGGCGTGACCGACAACAAGACCTGGCGCGAGGAGCGCTTTGCCCAGACCAGCGTGGCGGAGAGCGAGATGGTCGCCACCGTGGTCGAGGTCGTCTCCCGCTATATCGGCACCGAGCGCTGA
- a CDS encoding NAD(P)-dependent alcohol dehydrogenase, protein MAEMIKAAVFVEPGRIELDDKPMPDIGPNDALLRITTTTICGTDVHILKGEYPVEKGLTIGHEPVGIIEKLGSNVQGYREGQRVIAGAICPSGYSNACLDGLCSQDGQHHKHGLKPMGGWRFGNTIDGTQAEYVRVPDAMANLSPVPDGLTDEQVLMCPDIMSTGFAGAESGKIKIGDTVVVFAQGPIGLCATAGAKLCGATTIITVDSVPERLEISRAMGADHTIDFRSTDPVAEIMKITDGRGVDVAIEALGLQATFENCLRVLKPGGTLSSLGVYSGDLKIPLDAFHAGLGDNKIITSLCPGGKERMRRLMEVISSGRVDLKPLVTHRYKLDDIVAAYDLFSNQRDGVLKVAITPN, encoded by the coding sequence ATGGCCGAGATGATCAAAGCCGCCGTTTTCGTGGAGCCCGGCCGGATCGAGCTGGACGACAAGCCGATGCCGGACATCGGCCCGAACGACGCGCTTCTCCGGATCACCACCACGACGATCTGCGGCACCGACGTGCACATCCTGAAAGGCGAGTATCCGGTCGAGAAGGGTCTGACCATCGGCCACGAGCCGGTGGGCATCATCGAGAAGCTCGGCTCCAACGTGCAGGGCTACAGGGAAGGCCAGCGGGTGATCGCCGGGGCGATCTGCCCGTCCGGCTACTCCAACGCCTGCCTCGACGGGCTGTGCTCCCAGGATGGCCAGCACCACAAGCACGGCCTCAAGCCGATGGGCGGCTGGCGCTTCGGCAACACGATCGACGGCACCCAGGCCGAATATGTCCGTGTGCCCGATGCCATGGCGAACCTGTCGCCGGTGCCGGATGGCCTCACCGACGAACAGGTGCTGATGTGCCCGGACATCATGTCGACGGGCTTCGCGGGCGCGGAATCCGGGAAGATCAAGATCGGTGACACGGTCGTCGTCTTCGCCCAGGGGCCGATCGGCCTGTGCGCGACGGCGGGCGCCAAGCTGTGCGGCGCGACCACCATCATCACGGTGGATTCCGTTCCCGAACGTCTGGAGATCTCGCGGGCCATGGGGGCCGATCACACGATCGACTTCCGCTCCACAGATCCGGTCGCCGAGATCATGAAGATCACCGACGGGCGCGGCGTCGACGTGGCGATCGAGGCGCTCGGCCTGCAGGCGACGTTCGAGAACTGCCTGCGCGTGCTGAAGCCGGGCGGAACGCTCTCCAGCCTCGGGGTCTATTCCGGCGACCTGAAGATCCCGCTGGATGCCTTCCATGCGGGCCTCGGCGACAACAAGATCATCACCTCGCTCTGCCCGGGCGGAAAGGAGCGCATGCGCCGTCTGATGGAGGTGATCTCGTCGGGCCGTGTCGATCTCAAGCCGCTGGTCACCCACCGTTACAAGCTGGATGACATCGTGGCGGCCTACGATCTCTTCTCCAACCAGCGCGACGGTGTGCTGAAGGTGGCGATCACGCCGAACTAG
- a CDS encoding Crp/Fnr family transcriptional regulator, translated as MSASAFFSKLEAACMPEKSRIVRMQAGDVFFRQGDATPGLSMVVEGRVDLLRTTDAGQQVRIHVGRAGETFAEASLYSETCHCDAVAAAPTQLRLLPRPAVLRAFERSPELSQDFAAHLALSLMRARRLLELRAMTPLTERVLARLADLVDADGTLPPDQSLRSIADDLGVSGPALYRTIAELARRGSLVRPARGRVRLLSAAEKAEKRTRLEC; from the coding sequence ATGTCGGCATCCGCATTCTTCTCGAAACTCGAAGCCGCCTGCATGCCGGAGAAATCACGCATCGTCCGGATGCAGGCGGGCGACGTCTTCTTCCGGCAGGGCGATGCCACACCGGGACTTTCGATGGTGGTCGAGGGCCGGGTCGATCTTCTGCGGACGACCGATGCAGGCCAGCAGGTTCGCATCCACGTGGGACGCGCCGGCGAGACCTTCGCCGAGGCCTCCCTTTATTCCGAAACGTGCCACTGCGACGCCGTCGCCGCAGCTCCGACGCAACTCCGCCTGCTGCCGCGACCGGCCGTCCTCCGCGCCTTCGAGCGTTCGCCGGAGCTTTCGCAGGATTTCGCTGCACATCTCGCCCTGTCGCTCATGCGGGCGCGGCGCCTTCTCGAACTCAGGGCGATGACGCCCCTTACGGAACGCGTCCTCGCCCGGCTTGCCGACCTCGTCGATGCCGATGGCACCCTGCCGCCGGACCAATCTCTTCGGTCGATCGCCGACGATCTCGGAGTCTCTGGACCTGCGCTGTACCGGACCATCGCCGAGCTGGCCCGACGCGGCTCCCTCGTCCGTCCCGCGCGTGGGCGCGTCCGGCTTCTCTCCGCGGCGGAGAAGGCCGAGAAGCGAACCCGGCTTGAGTGCTGA